A stretch of Paludisphaera borealis DNA encodes these proteins:
- a CDS encoding chaperone modulator CbpM yields MNQRIIARDVVARQLAISPNVLIRYERMGLVQSVGEGEAQGYEPSQVRRIWSITSYQRDLGINLAGVEVILRLRDRMSHLHHHLKDLAEQLEDLVAPPQPPDPDQPR; encoded by the coding sequence ATGAACCAACGGATCATCGCGCGCGACGTCGTCGCCCGGCAACTTGCAATCTCGCCGAACGTACTCATCCGGTACGAGCGGATGGGCCTGGTCCAGTCCGTCGGCGAAGGCGAGGCCCAGGGGTACGAGCCTTCCCAGGTGCGGCGAATCTGGTCGATCACAAGCTACCAGCGCGACCTCGGAATCAATCTGGCGGGCGTGGAGGTCATCCTCCGGCTCCGCGACCGGATGTCGCACCTTCATCACCACCTGAAGGACCTCGCCGAGCAGCTAGAAGACCTCGTCGCCCCCCCCCAGCCTCCCGACCCCGACCAACCCCGCTGA
- the rnpA gene encoding ribonuclease P protein component: MASDARFRPHERIKDPADFRRAFDRKRSVSDAMLIVYSAENGLDHSRLGVSVSRKRVRKANDRNQVKRLIREVFRLSKADLPPGIDLVVLPRGPRLTFDAVSGSLPTLARDAVRRLRGSRPAPPPPKP, from the coding sequence ATGGCCTCGGACGCGCGATTTCGACCGCATGAACGCATCAAGGACCCCGCCGACTTCCGCCGCGCGTTCGACCGCAAGCGGTCGGTCTCGGACGCCATGTTGATCGTCTACAGCGCGGAGAACGGCCTGGACCATTCCCGGCTGGGCGTCTCGGTTTCGCGCAAGCGGGTTCGAAAAGCCAATGATCGCAACCAGGTCAAGCGGCTGATCCGAGAGGTGTTTCGCCTTTCCAAGGCCGACCTGCCGCCGGGGATTGACCTCGTCGTGCTGCCGCGCGGACCCCGGCTGACGTTCGACGCCGTGAGCGGCTCATTGCCGACCCTGGCGCGCGACGCCGTCCGTCGACTACGAGGCTCGCGGCCGGCACCGCCTCCGCCGAAGCCATGA
- the yidD gene encoding membrane protein insertion efficiency factor YidD yields the protein MSPGALGRVLSWPGRLTVALLIGCIRVYQATLSPLLGNVCRFHPSCSRYMVEALRKYGFVVGLAKGLRRISRCHPWNPGGYDPP from the coding sequence ATGAGCCCCGGCGCGCTCGGCCGCGTGCTTTCCTGGCCTGGGCGGCTCACCGTCGCCCTGTTGATCGGCTGCATTCGGGTCTATCAGGCGACCCTCAGCCCGTTGCTCGGCAATGTCTGTCGGTTCCACCCGAGTTGCAGCCGGTATATGGTCGAGGCCCTTCGAAAATACGGCTTCGTCGTCGGCCTGGCCAAAGGCCTGCGGCGGATTTCGCGCTGCCACCCGTGGAACCCGGGCGGCTACGATCCGCCCTGA